A stretch of the Bacillus anthracis str. Vollum genome encodes the following:
- a CDS encoding lytic transglycosylase domain-containing protein, which yields MLVGNIVKEVLAYKKGQIQQKLSSPQAFVSSRFQEKLQSEPAKETKGTTQLAKVEDMSQPVQSTKIETVVNKPEQSIHKVEEASKPEEKAETKNVDEVQVAQKEFERRFPETKNEAADTWGLTKKYNIQKIRSSNEGKYEDIIDRVSHTYGIPKTLIQKMIEVESDFNPKTVSHAGAKGLMQLMPANVKEMGIKNPFSPAESIEGGVKELSGYLKKNNGDLVLALASYNAGPGNVRKYGGVPPFKETQGYIKKILNIDVSK from the coding sequence ATGTTAGTTGGAAATATAGTAAAAGAAGTGCTTGCATATAAGAAAGGACAAATTCAGCAAAAGCTAAGTAGTCCACAAGCATTCGTTAGTAGTCGTTTTCAAGAGAAGTTGCAGAGTGAACCTGCGAAGGAGACGAAGGGTACTACGCAGCTGGCAAAGGTAGAGGATATGAGTCAGCCGGTACAATCTACGAAAATAGAAACGGTCGTAAATAAACCGGAACAATCTATTCATAAAGTAGAGGAAGCGAGTAAACCTGAAGAAAAGGCTGAAACGAAGAACGTAGATGAAGTGCAAGTCGCACAAAAAGAGTTTGAACGACGTTTCCCAGAAACGAAAAATGAGGCTGCTGATACGTGGGGATTAACGAAGAAGTATAATATTCAAAAAATACGTTCTTCAAATGAAGGAAAGTATGAGGATATTATAGATCGTGTAAGTCATACATACGGAATTCCGAAAACGTTAATTCAAAAAATGATTGAAGTAGAATCTGATTTTAATCCGAAAACGGTGTCACATGCAGGTGCGAAGGGTCTTATGCAGCTTATGCCAGCGAATGTGAAAGAGATGGGTATAAAAAATCCATTTTCACCAGCTGAAAGTATTGAGGGCGGCGTGAAAGAGTTAAGCGGTTATTTAAAGAAAAATAACGGCGATCTCGTACTAGCGCTTGCATCTTATAATGCAGGTCCTGGTAATGTGAGAAAGTACGGAGGCGTACCACCATTTAAAGAAACGCAAGGATATATTAAAAAAATATTAAATATCGACGTTTCAAAATAA
- a CDS encoding glycosyltransferase family 2 protein, translating to MKPFLSACLIVKNEEEMLGKCLESLRRVIEEIIVVDTGSTDSTKEIARQFTDKVYDFEWMNDFSEARNFAASKANGEWIIAIDADECVDPDNFKEAIKEIKFHQNKFNMYLVEITSFSGALGENTTVNQMPRIYVNDGTICYKRAIHEQLEAVEGGLRVSLSSLKVYHYGYLSNVVVKQDKKS from the coding sequence ATGAAGCCTTTTCTATCAGCTTGTTTAATTGTAAAAAATGAAGAAGAAATGTTGGGGAAATGTTTAGAGTCTCTTAGAAGAGTAATTGAAGAAATTATTGTTGTCGATACAGGATCAACAGATTCAACAAAAGAAATTGCAAGACAATTTACAGATAAAGTATATGACTTTGAGTGGATGAATGATTTTTCTGAGGCGCGTAATTTCGCAGCATCTAAAGCGAATGGGGAATGGATTATTGCGATTGATGCTGATGAGTGTGTAGACCCTGATAATTTTAAAGAGGCTATAAAAGAAATAAAATTCCATCAAAATAAATTTAATATGTATTTAGTGGAAATTACTAGTTTTTCAGGGGCATTAGGAGAAAATACAACTGTAAATCAAATGCCAAGAATATATGTAAATGATGGCACCATTTGTTATAAACGTGCTATTCATGAGCAATTGGAAGCAGTGGAAGGGGGACTAAGAGTATCTTTATCTTCTCTTAAGGTCTATCATTACGGCTATTTATCAAATGTAGTGGTCAAACAAGATAAAAAATCGTAA
- a CDS encoding flagellin: protein MRINTNINSMRTQEYMRQNQDKMNVSMNRLSSGKRINSAADDAAGLAIATRMRARQSGLEKASQNTQDGMSLIRTAESAMNSVSNILTRMRDIAVQSSNGTNTAENQSALQKEFAELQEQIDYIAKNTEFNDKNLLAGTGAVTIGSTSISGAEISIETLDSSATNQQITIKLANTTAEKLGIDATTSNISISGAASALAAISALNTALNTVAGNRATLGATLNRLDRNVENLNNQATNMASAASQIEDADMAKEMSEMTKFKILNEAGISMLSQANQTPQMVSKLLQ, encoded by the coding sequence ATGAGAATTAATACAAACATTAACAGCATGCGTACTCAAGAGTACATGCGCCAAAACCAAGACAAAATGAATGTTTCAATGAATCGCTTATCTAGTGGTAAGCGTATTAACAGTGCAGCTGATGATGCAGCAGGTCTTGCAATCGCAACTCGTATGCGTGCTCGTCAAAGCGGTTTAGAAAAAGCTTCACAAAATACACAAGACGGGATGTCATTAATCCGTACTGCAGAATCTGCAATGAACTCTGTATCGAATATTTTAACTCGTATGCGTGACATTGCTGTACAATCTTCAAACGGTACAAATACTGCTGAAAACCAATCAGCATTACAAAAAGAATTTGCAGAATTACAAGAACAAATTGATTACATTGCTAAAAATACAGAGTTTAACGATAAAAATCTATTAGCTGGAACTGGAGCAGTAACAATTGGTAGCACATCTATTTCTGGTGCGGAAATTAGTATTGAAACACTAGATTCTTCTGCTACTAATCAACAAATCACAATCAAATTAGCAAATACTACAGCTGAAAAATTAGGAATTGATGCAACTACTTCTAACATTTCTATCAGTGGTGCTGCAAGCGCATTAGCAGCTATTTCAGCTTTAAATACTGCCCTTAACACAGTTGCTGGTAACCGTGCAACACTTGGTGCAACTTTAAACCGCTTGGATCGTAACGTAGAAAACTTAAACAACCAAGCTACAAACATGGCGTCAGCTGCTTCTCAAATTGAAGATGCTGATATGGCAAAAGAAATGTCTGAAATGACTAAATTCAAAATCTTGAACGAAGCTGGTATCAGCATGCTTTCTCAAGCAAACCAAACTCCACAAATGGTAAGTAAATTATTACAATAA
- a CDS encoding tetratricopeptide repeat protein: MLKRYEEALEIVRDTEELWPLAPDFTFWKGEIYFLQKRYSDAKEIYQNILVNSEMYTDIIYHFDRKTFLPHERLGQIYEIENNEEEAINHYIQALNENPLSVRIITKIVYMLCKYYEPQEVYEFISNQNLIKTDIIRIAIVKCLLHLGFVSLASLLVDDMENGKENLVNIIQIKVDMITAMENKIINFETEDLLRGIQNGVFDLADLCVLYEITKDTRIKDVMKRSNFSRVFAFLFEESKSIQEIKEEEYLALLDRACRYNKPDFVEKLISFKSLLKSNSDAKIADVFYINEYQDIAMDFYQLSDEKYITEQGYVNIIEWLITNDTIEEAYRITVEAIDKYSKDFRFYKYAIELMKEDREGVMMKGLKVFPDSKWLKTNLIPSN, encoded by the coding sequence ATGTTAAAACGTTATGAAGAAGCATTAGAAATTGTACGTGATACAGAAGAGTTGTGGCCCTTAGCTCCAGATTTTACCTTTTGGAAAGGGGAAATTTATTTTTTACAAAAACGTTATAGTGATGCAAAAGAAATTTATCAAAATATTTTAGTAAACAGTGAGATGTATACAGATATAATTTATCATTTTGATCGAAAAACATTCTTACCACATGAACGTCTTGGACAAATTTATGAAATTGAAAACAATGAAGAAGAAGCGATTAATCACTACATACAAGCGCTAAATGAAAATCCTTTATCAGTTAGAATCATTACAAAAATTGTATATATGCTATGTAAATACTATGAACCACAAGAAGTGTATGAATTTATTAGTAATCAAAATTTAATTAAAACGGATATAATACGTATAGCAATTGTGAAATGTTTGTTACACTTAGGGTTTGTATCATTGGCTAGCCTATTGGTAGATGATATGGAAAATGGAAAAGAAAATTTAGTAAATATAATACAGATAAAAGTTGATATGATTACTGCTATGGAAAATAAAATTATTAACTTTGAAACAGAAGATTTATTGCGGGGAATTCAAAATGGAGTATTTGATTTAGCTGATTTATGTGTTTTATACGAAATTACTAAAGATACACGTATAAAAGATGTTATGAAACGTTCAAATTTTTCTCGCGTATTTGCCTTTTTATTTGAAGAATCTAAATCGATTCAAGAAATAAAAGAAGAAGAGTATTTAGCATTGCTTGATAGAGCTTGTCGTTATAATAAACCAGATTTTGTAGAAAAATTGATTTCATTTAAATCTCTTCTTAAGAGTAATAGTGATGCGAAAATTGCAGACGTATTTTACATAAATGAATATCAGGATATCGCAATGGATTTTTATCAATTATCAGATGAGAAATATATTACAGAGCAGGGGTATGTAAATATAATTGAGTGGTTAATTACAAATGATACTATTGAAGAAGCCTATCGTATTACAGTAGAAGCAATTGATAAATATAGTAAAGATTTCCGATTTTATAAATATGCTATTGAATTAATGAAAGAAGATAGGGAAGGAGTTATGATGAAAGGGCTTAAGGTGTTTCCCGATAGTAAGTGGTTAAAAACTAATTTAATACCATCTAATTAA